A single genomic interval of Cucumis sativus cultivar 9930 chromosome 7, Cucumber_9930_V3, whole genome shotgun sequence harbors:
- the LOC116405247 gene encoding uncharacterized protein LOC116405247, whose translation MARVQTLKREFNVLRMKETEMIDEFAGKISGLASKFTTLGVALKDSSLVKKLLDSVPDKYLPIVAGIEQFQDLETMPFEEAIGRMKAYEERTTRLRENNNNTDGQLLLTHAEWKARQKGHSGDNSSMTKGREFGGTDRGRWRGRGRGTERQNSAGGTSNTGNGTRDKSHIKCFTCNKMGHYASECRGKGRDEEAHLTCAAEEEPTLMMAMS comes from the coding sequence ATGGCGAGAGTTCAAACCTTGAAGCGTGAGTTTAATGTTCTTCGAATGAAGGAAACCGAGATGATCGATGAGTTTGCAGGAAAAATCAGCGGATTAGCAAGCAAGTTCACCACCCTCGGAGTTGCACTTAAGGATTCATCATTGGTCAAGAAGCTCCTCGATTCCGTACCCGACAAATATCTTCCCATTGTCGCCGGAATTGAGCAATTTCAAGATCTCGAAACCATGCCATTTGAAGAAGCAATTGGACGGATGAAGGCGTACGAGGAACGAACAACACGACTTCGagaaaacaataacaacacCGATGGACAACTCCTACTTACCCATGCCGAATGGAAAGCTAGACAAAAAGGACATAGTGGTGACAACTCCTCAATGACCAAAGGGCGCGAATTTGGTGGTACCGATCGAGGAAGATGGCGAGGACGTGGTCGTGGCACTGAGCGTCAAAATAGTGCGGGAGGCACTAGCAACACTGGAAATGGCACTCGTGATAAAAGTCATATTAAGTGTTTCACTTGCAACAAGATGGGACATTACGCGTCGGAATGTCGTGGAAAAGGTCGTGACGAGGAAGCTCATCTAACTTGTGCCGCCGAAGAAGAACCAACTTTGATGATGGCCATGTCCTAG